TCCGCGCGTACTCTAGCGGTGGTGATTCCGCTGACCTTCTTTATCATTTTTTTAATTCTCTATTTTCAGTTCAGAAACGTCCTGACCACATTTATTGTGTTTTCTGGGGTACTGGTCGCAGCATCGGGCGGTTTTCTGCTGCTCTACCTCTACGCACAACCGTGGTTTGCTGATTTTTCAGTATTCGGTGTCAATCTGCGAGATCTTTTCCAGATGCGGACGCTCAATCTCAGCGTGGCCGTATGGGTCGGGTTTATCGCGCTGTGGGGAATTGCCACCGACGACGGTGTGGTCATCGCCAGTTATTTGGATCAGTCGTTTGCGGTCCGGAAGCCGCGCACCGTAGAAGAAATTCGCGAGGCGACAGTAGCCGCCGGGTTGCGCAGGATCCGGCCGTGCCTGATGACCACAGCCACCACCGTTCTGGCACTTCTTCCTGTTCTCACGAGTGTCGGCCGGGGCAGCGACGTGATGGTTCCCATCGCGATTCCTTCATTTGGTGGCATGCTCATCGAGCTCATGACGCTGTTCGTCGTGCCGGTTTCATACTGCTTAATGAAAGAGATCAGTCTAAAAATGGCCCATATGATCCGATTCGAGAAAGAATCAGCCGAACAGGAGAATGTAAACGGCGAAAATAATTCTACAGTTGGTAATCAGCAGGAAGTTGGCCCCTGATTAACCGGCCTTTAACCGTCTAATTGTTGGGGCCGCTGAGGGAACCCAAACCAGGTGGCCAGAAGAACCTGATTTTTCCATAGAATCCAGGCTGCCACTCCCACCGTGGCTCCACCAAGATGGGCCAGAGCGGATACATCGCTGAGCCCGGACAATTGTGAGTACGCCATGATGATCTGGAGGAGAATCCATGCCACGAGTCCCCAGATAGCGGAAAATGGAAGCCAGTACAAGTAAAAGAAGTATCTCAGGAAAATACCGAGCTTCGCTTTGGGGAACTGAAGCCCATAGAACACGATGACTCCGGATATTCCCGCGCTGGCTCCCACGCAGGGAATATCGGCACGCGGATCGCCCAGGGCATGGAAAAGGCTGCCTGTCACATGGGCCAGAATAAGCAAGGCGAGATAAAACCATCGGCCGACGTGATCTTCAACATTGTCCCCAAAAACCAGAAGAAAATACATATTCCCGATAAGATGAAATAGCCCGCCGTGTAAGAAGAACGATGTAAGGAGCGTCAGGCCTCCCAAACGAAACGGCTGTGCCGGAATAAATCCGAGTTCCTCGACAAAAACATTCAAGTTTTGGAGAGAAAAGAGAAAGACAAGCACACACGCCGCCACCGTTCCCCATGTGAGCCAGGGAATGCTTCTCAGCGTTGGGCCCTCAACTTCCACGGGAAGACCGAAAAGCGCGGGAATCCATTGCCAGGGTTCCGAGGGCAAATCCTCGCTTGTTGCCTCGCGCCGGGCAATTTGCTCGATTTTGGCGCGGGCAATGGCTTCGCGTGCTGCTGGAGAGAGTTCCTTCTCAGGGGGACTGACGGAGGGAGGAGCTTGCGGCAGCGCCTCCCACTCTGTGCGGTCGAACCATGCAAGATAACAGTTTGGACAGATATCGATAGGGATGGTGTGCTCATTGTGAACGATGGGGACAACGGCCATGGGGCGGTGGCATAAGGGGCACGCACCGCCGTGACGGTCTTTCTGCTCCTTGGCTTGTTTCCAAAGCTGGATGGCGATGCTTTTGGGAGCCCGACCGCGTACCACTGCCCAGCTCGTTGCCCGACCCTTGCACTGGGGACAGAAGTAAGCCGTCCCTTGCGGAGTGCGGCCGCCTTTCAGCGGAATGTTACAACGCGGGCACAGGAGCATGGTTGCGCTCCTTGTTCCGATCTCTGGCCGCGCGATGATGAAAATAGGCTCATCGCCCTGCCAGAGCTCTTCCCGTCAAGGTGCTGGATTCATTTCCAACGTTTGGCAACTTCTTCCTTCATGAACCGCAGGCCATCCGCGGCGAGCTGGCGTTCCGACTCGTACATCCGGCGCCAGATCTTAGTGGCAGGAATGAGCTTGTCCAACGCCAGCCCAAACGCCTCGATGACCATCGTGTTGTTGTAGCCAATTTCGTGCAAAGTGTCGAAAGTTTCCTGCCATCGGACGTTTCCTGTCCCGGGGGTACTGCGATCGTTTTCCGAGATGTGAACGTGGACGAGGTAGTCCTTCAGGGCGCGAATGGCTGCCGGAATGTTTTTTTCCTCAATGTGGGAGTGAAACGTGTCATACATCATTTTGCATCGCGGATGGTTGACATCCCGGCAAAAACGGGCTCCATCGGCAGCGGTGTTCAAAAAGTAACATTCAAAACGATTAAGATATTCGATGGCGAGAGTGACCCCGACTTTCTCGGCATGTTCCGCGACCTCGCGCATCGCTTCCACACCCCATTTCCATTCATCTTCCGTGGGACCCCGGCCGGTGAATTCGCCGAGAGCCGAGTGAAATGGTCCAGCCATAATCTCAGCCCCGAGCATGGCGCAGCAGTCAAGATTCCGTTTGTTGGCCTCGATGCCCCGGCGACGGATTTCCGGATCAGAACTGATCGGGTTTGCGTCGGCTGTACGGATTGCCGTGGCTGTCCGGGCAAGCCCAAGCTCATCGAGACGTTTGGCCCACTTCTTGTAATTTGCATCATTGTCGAGATCAAAGACGGGAAGCTCAACGAGGTCGAAACCT
This is a stretch of genomic DNA from Thermogutta terrifontis. It encodes these proteins:
- a CDS encoding rhomboid family intramembrane serine protease: MLLCPRCNIPLKGGRTPQGTAYFCPQCKGRATSWAVVRGRAPKSIAIQLWKQAKEQKDRHGGACPLCHRPMAVVPIVHNEHTIPIDICPNCYLAWFDRTEWEALPQAPPSVSPPEKELSPAAREAIARAKIEQIARREATSEDLPSEPWQWIPALFGLPVEVEGPTLRSIPWLTWGTVAACVLVFLFSLQNLNVFVEELGFIPAQPFRLGGLTLLTSFFLHGGLFHLIGNMYFLLVFGDNVEDHVGRWFYLALLILAHVTGSLFHALGDPRADIPCVGASAGISGVIVFYGLQFPKAKLGIFLRYFFYLYWLPFSAIWGLVAWILLQIIMAYSQLSGLSDVSALAHLGGATVGVAAWILWKNQVLLATWFGFPQRPQQLDG
- a CDS encoding sugar phosphate isomerase/epimerase family protein encodes the protein MRFGINLLLWTDTLCDEYLPLLDDVKELGFDLVELPVFDLDNDANYKKWAKRLDELGLARTATAIRTADANPISSDPEIRRRGIEANKRNLDCCAMLGAEIMAGPFHSALGEFTGRGPTEDEWKWGVEAMREVAEHAEKVGVTLAIEYLNRFECYFLNTAADGARFCRDVNHPRCKMMYDTFHSHIEEKNIPAAIRALKDYLVHVHISENDRSTPGTGNVRWQETFDTLHEIGYNNTMVIEAFGLALDKLIPATKIWRRMYESERQLAADGLRFMKEEVAKRWK